The segment GGGCATCACCCCATGCCTGACCAAATACGGCGCCGCAGCCTCCTGCACCTCTACATCCGCACGTGCACTGGGCCTGAAGCGGGCAGGCTGTTCATTGAACAGCTCCATCAGCCAGCCCGGCTCGCGGAACCTGGCACTGAGCAACTGCAAGCCTATGGAGGCCGCAACCGGTCGCTCCGAACGGGCCAGGGCTTTGAGTAAATGGGCAGTGGCGGTTTCGCACATTTGCTCTATCGCCAGCCAGCGTGCCGGTGTGCGGGCGCCGCCCTGGTCCACCTGGCAGGCACGGTTGAGGCAATAGAAGCCCATGACGACCTGCGGGTGATAGGCTCTGGGGCAGGCATCGATCCAGGCCCGAAGGACCTGGCTCAGCGCCCTGTCCCCCTGGTCCGGGTCGATCAGCAGATGGCGCTCGACAGCTGAGAGGTAAGCCGGGAACTCGCCCGGAGGGGCTTGGTGCCAGCGGGCCTCCAGGGAATCGAAATAGCGGTTGAGCTCGACGAACGCATTGGTCTGAACCAGTTCGCGAATAACCTCACGGGTGTGGGTGAGCGTTTGCACAGCGCAATACCTCAAGTCCATTTCAAGGTCGAAGCGGTGCCATCCCATGGCATCGGTGGTTTGCTTGAACAACACTAAGCCAAAGAAGGTCGCTGCGCAAAGCTATTGGATCCATTTCCAGGCGCTACTTAGGCGGAAATGATCAGAAGCACACTGGTACCCCCACCGCCATCCTGGCTCGCTATGCTTGGTCCATCCGCAGGAAGCGGTCTTGGCAGCGAATGGAGCGCCCATGTCTTTAGCCCTTGTCCACAGCCGCGCCCAGGTAGGCGTACAGGCCCCGGCCGTCAGCGTCGAAACCCATTTGGCCAATGGCTTGCCTCATCTCACATTAGTCGGTTTGCCCGAAACCACGGTCAAGGAAAGCAAGGACCGCGTGCGCAGTGCCATCGTCAACAGTGGCTTGAATTACCCTGCGCGGCGCATCACGCAAAACCTCGCACCCGCCGACCTGCCCAAGGACGGTGGCCGCTATGACCTGGCCATCGCCTTGGGCATCCTGGCGGCCGACGCCCAGGTGCCCGTTGGTGCCCTGACCGAGCTCGAATGCCTGGGCGAGCTGGCGCTGTCGGGCACGTTGCGGCCGGTGCAGGGCGTCTTGCCCGCAGCACTCGCCGCACGCGAGGCTGGCCGAGCGCTGGTAGTACCCCGTGAAAATGCCGAGGAAGCCAGCCTTGCCAGCGGTTTGGTGGTGTATGCCGTCGGCCATCTATTGGAGCTGGTGGCCCATCTGAACGGGCAGGTACCGCTACCTGCCTATGCCGCCAATGGCTTGCTCCTGGACCCTCGCCCCTATCCCGACCTGAGCGAGGTGCAGGGGCAACTGGCCGCCAAACGCGCGCTGCTACTGGCCGCTGCCGGGGCGCACAACCTGCTCTTCACCGGGCCGCCGGGCACTGGCAAAACCTTGTTGGCCAGCCGCCTGCCGGGCCTGCTGCCACCGCTGGATGAGCATGAAGCCCTGGAAGTCGCCGCCATCCAGTCGGTCAGCGGCCACACCCCGCTGAGCAGCTGGCCACAGCGACCGTTTCGCCATCCTCACCATTCCGCCTCCGGGCCTGCGCTGGTGGGTGGCGGAAGCCGGCCGCAGCCCGGGGAAATCACCTTGGCCCACCACGGGGTGCTGTTTCTGGACGAGTTGCCCGAATTCGAGCGCCGGGTACTTGAAGTGCTGCGTGAACCCTTGGAATCTGGCGAGATCGTGATCGCCAGGGCGCGGGATAAAGTGCGCTTCCCTGCCCGCTTTCAGTTAGTCGCCGCCATGAACCCCTGCCCCTGCGGCTACTTGGGCGACCCCACAGGGCGATGCCGTTGCAGCACCGAACAAATCTCCCGTTATCGCAATAAACTGTCAGGCCCGCTGCTGGACCGGATCGACTTGCACCTGACCGTGGCGCGCGAGAGCACCACACTCAACAATCGGCCCTGCGGGCAAAGCAGTGCCGACGTCGCCCTCCAGGTCGCGCACGCCCGGGACGTGCAACAGCGTCGGCAAGGGTGCGCCAATGCATTCCTCGACCTGGACGGGCTGCGCCAGCACTGTAGCTTGGCAGCACCTGATCAGGCTTGGCTGGAAGGCGCCTGTGAACGGCTGACGCTGTCGCTGCGAGCAGCACACCGATTGCTCAAGGTCGCCAGGACACTGGCAGACCTTGAGGGATGCACGGCGATTGGCCGGGCGCATCTGGCCGAGGCCCTGCAGTACCGTCCTGGGGGTGGCTGAAAGGAAACCTGGATGCCCACCCCGCAGAAACAATGCTGCCCAGTGCCCGCAGCGCCTGAATGAACTTCCCCACCCGCTTCGCTTTCCATCTATAAAGCGAACGACTTCAGGTGCTCGATGCTCCCATACAGCCAGCAAGGCCGCGGTCCCGTTACCTTCGTGTTGATGCATTTTCTGGGCGGCTCGCACCGAACATGGTCCGCCACCCTCCCTTACCTGGACCGAGCGCATGCTTGCGTCGCCCTGAACACACCCGGGTACGGCGATGCCAATGCCGTCACCGGCTATACCGTCGACGAAATGGCCGACCAGGTCGATGCCAGCATCCGGGAGCTTGGGCTCAAGCACTGCATCCTTGTTGGCCACTCGATGACCGGAAAAGTCGCGGTCGTGCTGGCCGCTCGCCGCCCGGACTACCTTCAGGGCCTGATCCTGGTCGCCCCATCACCCCCTGGCCCCCAGCCGATGAGCGATGAAGACCGCGACCAGCAACGGGCCTACACCGCCAGCCGGGAGCAAGCCGAAGCCTTCGTCGACGACTCGAGCTACCACAGGCTGCCCGATGCCCTGCGCGAAGTCGCCATCGCCGACGCCCAGGCCGTCAACCTCGACGCCTGGCGTGCCTGGGTCGATCACGGCAGCCGCGAGGACTGGAGCGATCGCATCGGCCTGCTGCCCTATCCGGCCCTGCTGATCTGCGGCGCCGATGACCAGCAGGTGCCCGACGCCCAAGAGCAGCAACGGACGACCTTGTCGCACTTCCCTAACAGCACTGTGCTTACCCTGCCTGGTGCGGGGCACCTGATGCCTTACCAGACCCCTCAGGCATTGGCCGAGCCGATGCTTGATTTCGCAAGACCTATCGCTGCTGAACTTTCCCTGGGAGATCGTTGATGGATTTAGGTTTGAAAAACCGTGTGGCCCTGATCAGCGGCGCAGCTGGCGGTATTGGCCTGGCCACCGCTCGCCTACTGGCCGAGGAAGGTGTGAAGCTGGTGTTGACGGATATCGACCGAGGTAAGCTCGAAGATGCCGTCAAGGCGTTGGGTGGTGACCCATTGCTCATCGCGGCGGACATGACCCGCCAGGACGAGGTGAACAACTTGGTCCGGCAAGCCGAAGAGCGTTTTGGCCAGGTGGACATCGTGGTGCATACCACGGGGGTAACAGGCGCCAAGGGTGACCCGCTGGAAATGAAGGACGAGGATTACCAGGAAGCCTGGGATACCGACTTCTTCACCGCCGTGCGGGTGGCGCGGGCCACCCTTCCGGCGATGCGCAAGCGAGGCTGGGGACGGTTGGTGTGCATCACCTCCGAGAACGCCGTGCAGCCTTACTGGGAGGAGGCGGTGTACAACGTCGCCAAGGCTGCACTGGCCGCGTTCATCAAGAACCTGTCCTACAAAGAGGCGGCGCATGGGGTGCTGTGCAACACGGTGTCGCCGGCCTTCATCGAAACCAACATGACCGATGGCATGATGAAACAGCGCGCCGAAGAGAAAGGCGTGAGCTTCGAGGAGGCCATCGAAAGCTTCCTGGAAGAGGAACGGCCCGGCATCGTGCAGAAGCGTCGAGGCAAGCCTGAAGAGGTCGCGGCCGCGATCGCGCTGCTGGTTTCGGAGCGGGCTTCGTTCATCAATGGCAGCAACCTGCGGGTCGATGGCGGCTCGGTGCAAAGCGTCCAGAACTGAACCAGCACGGGCGCTCGGGCCGGGGCGGGCCCGAGCGCGCTCCGCGCCCCAAGCGCCAGATCCACCATCCAGCCGCCAGGAACGTTAAACTGCGCAGGCCGCCCTTGGCGGGTTCTGTGGAGACGCATTCTTGGAAGACCTCAACTCACTCTACTACTTCACCCAAGTGGTCGAGCACGGTGGCTTCGCCCCGGCGGGTCGGGCGCTGAACATGCCCAAGTCGAAACTCAGCCGACGCATTGCCGACCTCGAAGAGCGTCTGGGCGTGCGCTTGCTGCAGCGCACCAGCCGCCACTTCGCACTGACCGAGATCGGCCAGGCCTATTACAACCGTTGCCTGGCCATGCGCGTCGAAGCCGAGGGTGCTGCCGAGATCATCGAGCGCAACCGCAGCGAGCCCCGAGGGCTGGTGCGTATCAGTTGCCCGACCACCCTGCTCAACGCCTGGGTCGGGCCGATGTTGACGCGCTACATGCTCAAGTACCCGCAGGTGGAGCTGTTCATCGAAAGCACCAACCGGCGCGTCGATCTCTTGCATGAAGGCTTCGACATCGCCCTGCGTGTTCGTTTTCCGCCGCTGGAAAACACGGACATGGTGATGAAGGTGCTGAGCGACAGCACCCAGTGTCTGGTGGGCCATCCTTGCTACCTGGCGCAATTGCCAGACGGTTTCGATCCTCAGTTGCTGGGCGCGCTGCCCAGCCTGCATTGGGGCAGCGCCCAGCGGGAGTATCACTGGGAGCTGTCCCAGGGCGGTGACAACAACCAGAGCATCGTCATCCCGCACACGCCGCGCATGGTCACCGACGACCTGTTTGCCCTGCGCCACTTCGTGGTTGCGGGTATCGGCATTGCGCACCTGCCACGCGTGGCTGTGCGTGACGACCTGGCAGCAGGCCGCCTGGTGGAGTTGCTGCCAGGCTGGTACCCGCGCAGTGGCATCGTGCATGCGATCTTCCCCTCACGACGCGGCTTGCTGCCCTCGGTGCGTGCATTGATCGATCACCTGGCGGACGAATTTGCGCTTTGCGACATGGCTTGAGGTTCGAACCGGTAAGGTTCATGGCGGGCGCGCGACATTGTCCCGCCGCTTCAGTTACAAGGCAGTGAACGGCTGCGGGTAACCGGATGCTTTGGCCCACAACCTGTCTATCGGAATGTCGCCATGGGACGCTAAGCCGTTCAAAACCTTGCGCGTTGTATCTGAAATGCTGGGGCTGCTGCACAGCCCTCAGAATCGGGCCTAGAACGCAAAGCACGAGCAACCCAGCGCGCCCCAGAACCCCTGGAAGTCATTGACCGGCACGCTGGAATGCCGGGCCTTTTCATGGCTGTGGGCGTGGACACCGCACGGGCCCGAGCACTGGTGTGCCATGCCGACCAGCGAGGGGGTGCCCACGCGCCAGTGGCCAGGCACCTTGGCGACCGGTGACCACTCAGGCAACACCGGCACCTGGGGTGGCCCTAACGTGTCGAACTCGGCGGCGCCGTACACGACCTTGCCGTCCACCACGGTGAGCACCGACTCGATACCCTTGATCGCCTCTTCCTCCACCGAGAAGAAATCCAGCGACAGCGCCGCCAGGTCGGCGAGCTGACCGACCTTGATCTGCCCCTTCTTGCCCTGCTCACTGGAGAACCAGGCACTGCCCTGGGTGAACAGCTGCAAGGCCGTGTCCCGGCTCAGTCCTTCGGGATACAGCGCCATGCCGCCAACGGTCTTGCCGCTGACCAGCCAGTACAGCGAAGTCCACGGGTTGTAGCTGGACACGCGGGTCGCATCGGTACCCGCCCCTACTGGCACACCCATCTCCAGCATGCGCTTGATCGGCGGCGTCTGCTGCGCCGCTTGGGCGCCATAGCGGTCGACGAAATACTCGCCCTGGAAGGCCATGCGGTCCTGAATGGCAATGCCGCCACCCAAGGCGCGTACCCGCTCGATGTTGCGGGGCGTGATGGTTTCGGCATGGTCGAAGAACCACGGCAAGCCATTGAACGGTACGTCGCGGTTGACCTTCTCGAACACATCGAGCATGCGCGTGATCGACTCGTCATAGGTCGCATGCAGGCGGAACGGCCAGCGTTGCTCGACCAGGTGTCGCACCACCGGCTCCAGTTCCTGCTCCATGGTCTGCGGCAGGTCCGGGCGCGGTTCCAGGAAGTCTTCGAAGTCGGCAGCCGAGAACACCAGCATTTCGCCTGCACCGTTGTGACGCAGGAAATCGGTGCCGCTGTGCAACTTGACGCTGGCCGTCCATTTGCGGAAATCGTCCAGCTCTTCCTTGGGCTTCTGGGTGAACAGGTTGTAGGCGATGCGCACCGTCAGCTGACCGTTGTCGGCCAGCTCCTGGATCACCGAATAATCGTCCGGGAAATTCTGGTAGCCGCCACCGGCATCGATGGCACTGGTCAGCCCCAATCGATTCAGTTCGCGCATGAACTGGCGTGTGGAGTTGACCTGGTATTCGAGAGGCAGCTTGGGGCCTTTTGCCAGCGTGGCGTAGAGAATCATGGCATTCGGCCGCGCGATCAGCATGCCCGTCGGGTTGCCGAATTTGTCACGCTGGATTTCCCCCCCAGGTGGATTGGGCGTGGTCTTGTCATAGCCCACAGCCTTGAGCGCTGCACGATTGAGTAATGCCCGGTCGTACAGGTGCAGCAGGAACACCGGGGTATCAGGCGCAGCCTGGTTGATTTCCTCAAGGGTGGGCATGCGTTTTTCGGCGAACTGGAACTCATTCCAGCCACCCACGACCCTGACCCATTGCGGGGTCGGCGTACGTGCGGCTTGGTCCTTGAGCATGCGCAGGGCATCGGCCACCGACGGAACCCCTTCCCAACGCAGCTCCAGGTTGTAGTTGAGGCCCCCGCGGATCAGGTGCAGGTGCGAGTCGTTGAGCCCGGGAATGACGGTGCGCTGGCGCAGGTCCACAAGCTGGGTGGCCGTTGCTTTGTGGGCCATGGCCTCGGCATCGCTGCCCACGGCGATGAAACGACCGTCCTTGATGGCTACGGCGGTGGCGTTGGGGTTCTCGCGGTCGACGGTGTGCAGCTTGCCGTTGAACAGAATCAGATCAGCGCCCATGGGGCCTCCTTGGAATGGGTAGCAAATTCATACGTCAGGCGCAGCGGCGGCGTGGCGACGCCGCCTGCCCGTCTGGCTCAACGCTGGAGAAACGCCAGCAGGTCTTCGTTCAGTTGTTGCGCATGGGTCACAGCAAACCCATGCGGCGCACCGGCATACACTTTCAGCTCGGCGCCGGCGATCAGCTGCGCCGCGCGCTTGCCGGTGGTCTCGAAAGGCACGACCTGGTCGGCATCGCCGTGAATCACCAAGGTCGGCACATCGACCTGGGTCAGGTCCTGACGGAAATCGGTTTGCGAGAATGCCGTCACGCAGTCCAACGTCGCCTTGAGCGAGGCCAGCAGCGCGATGTTCAAGGTCTGCGTCTGTACGCCTTGGGACACCTGCTGGCCCTGGTTAAGCCCGTAAAACGGGGCAGCGAAGTCGGCGATGAACTGAGCGCGGTCGGCCCGCAACCCGGCCTCGATCCCTTCGAACACCGACAGATCCACCCCGTCCGGATTATCTGGGCGCTTGCCGAACACAGGCGTCACGGCTCCCAGCAGCACCAGACCGGCCACCCGCCCGGTACCGTGGCGACCGATATAGCGGCTGACATCACCGCCTCCCATCGAAAAGCCCACCAGGGTGACCTCATGCAGGTCCAGGTGCTCGATCAGTTGCGCGATGTCATCGGCGAAGGTGTCATAGTCGTAGCCGGTCCACGGCTGGCTCGACCGACCAAAGCCACGGCGGTCGAAGGCGATGGCCCGGTAGCCGCGGCTGGCCAGGTACTCCATCTGCGTGTCCCACATGTCGGCATCCAGCGGCCAGCCATGGCTGAACAGCACCGGCTTGCCAGTACCCCAGTCCTTGAAATAGATCGAGGTGCCATCACGCGTTTGGAACGTGCTCATATCGGTATCTCCTAGCGGTACGTGGAAAAGGGCTTGTTCAGCCGCGCAGCCAATGGGCGCAACGGCGGGTGACCCAGGGCATGATGTAGAACACCACAGGCAGGATGACGAACAGGTTACCGATCAGGGTGCCTCTGACCGGCCCAGCCAGCTGTGGAAAACGTTCGAAGAGCGGGACCAGCAGGTGCGGGACCACCAACGTCATCGGGCAGATCACCAGGTACGTCAGCACCGCCTGTTTCCAACGCGGCGGTGGTACGGCGCCGGTGCCGGGTGGGGTGAACCAGAACTCCGGGTCCTCATGGACCTGTGGGCTGTCACCACCGTCGAGCAGCGGCAGCACGTCCCGGATCATCGCCTGGCGTTCTGCTGAATTGACCCACGCCTGCAACAATTCGGCATTGGCGAACCGGACCACGGTGGTGAAGTGTAGACCGCCCTGGTCGGGTCGAATGACGTTGACGTCCAGGTGCCCCGCCTGGCGGCGGGCGGTGCCGACCGCGTGCTTGAGCCACACTTCGTAGTCGCTCAGTGACGCGGCGCGGACCTTGTGCTGGATCACCAGGGTAACCACATTGCGGTTGTCTTGGGCGGCGGTGTTCATCTGCATTCCTTGGGCTGAGCCTGCCCGCATCCGCTGGGCAACAGGGGACGGGCTGAACGTTATCGAGGTGTGCGGCCCTGCGGGCACCGGCCGGGGTGCCCGCGGCGGTGGGGTTACTTGCTGGCGTTGAAGGCGTTGTAGCTGGTCATCAAGTTGCGGTAGTCAGGGATATGGTTGGAGCACAGCGCGGCCAAGCCCTCGACGTCGTTGCGCCAGTCGCGGTGCAGTTCGCAGGCTACGCCGAACCAGGTCATCAGCTGGGCGCCAGCACGGCTCATGCGGTCGTGGGCGGCATCGCGGGTCATGGCATTGAAAGTGCCGGACGCGTCGGTCACCACGAACACCTCGAACGCCTCTTCCAGGGCGGCCAGGGCCGGGAAGGCCACGCACACTTCGGTGACCACACCTGCGATGATCAGTTGCTTCTTGCCAGTGGCCTTGACCGCCTTGACGAAGTCTTCGTTGTCCCAGGCGTTGATCTGGCCAGGACGTGCGATGTAAGGCGCGTCCGGGAACAGGGCCTTGAGCTCCGGCACCAATGGGCCGTTAGGGCCTTGCTCGAAGCTGGTGGTGAGGATGGTCGGCAGGTTGAAGAACTTGGCCAGGTCCGCCAGGGCCAGCACATTGTTCTTGAAGGTGTCGGGCTCGATATCGCGCACCAGCGACAGCAGCCCAGCCTGGTGATCGACCAGCAGAACGGCAGCGTCGTCTTTGTTCAGGCGGTTGTATTTGAATTGAGTCATGGCGGTTGCTCCAGTAGTCGTGATTTGCAGTAGGTGGGGTGTTTCGCGTTGATGGGAGAAGATTAAAACCATCCAGTTTTAGGCGGTAGATAGTGTTTTTTGGCTTTAGCGTTCTATTTTGTGAACGATGGTTCAGCGCCATTAACTGCAGCGCCGTGCCCATTGCCTCCTGCATGAACCTGCTCTATTACTACCCGCAGCCCATCCCTGCCCCGAGACCACCATGCTGGCGTTCATCCAGTCGTCCCCACTGCTGCTCGGTACCACCCTGTTGCTGCTTGACCTGATCGTTTGGCACCTGATTCCGGCCCAGCGCCATGCCTGGCGAATAGCCACGCGGCTGACCCTGTTCCTGCTTTTCAGCCTGGTGCTGGTGGCTGCGGGTATGAGCCCGCTGCAGCCCGCCCCTTGGGTCGCCGACGTTGCCCGCAACTTGCTGGCCACCGTGCTTGCCATCGCCTGGTGGCTGTTTGGCGCGCGCACCGTCACGGTGGTTTTCGGCCTGTTGTTGGTGGCGCGCGGCAGCCACGGTGGACGCTTGCTGCAGGATGTGCTCGGCGCATTGATCTTCATCGCTGCCGTGGTGGCGGCGGCCGGCTATGTAGTGCAATTGCCCGTCAAGGGGCTGCTGGCCACATCGGGGGTGATGGCCATCGTTATCGGCCTGGCCTTGCAGAGCACCCTGGCGGACGTGTTCAGCGGCATCGTGCTCAACACCACGCGGCCCTATCAGATTGGTGACGCCATTTCCATCGATGGCACGGAGGGCAAGGTGCTGGACATCGACTGGCGCGCTACCCGCCTGCTCACCAGCAGCGGCAGCCTGGCGGTCATCCCGAACTCCGTGGCTGCCAAGGCCCGCTTACTCAACCATAGCCGTCCGGCTGATGTGCATGGGGTGTCGATCAGCGTGGTCGTGCCTGCCAGCGTGCGCCCTGGCAAGGTGTTCGATGCGCTGGAAAAGGCGCTGCGCGGTACCCGTGCGATTCTTTCCGCACCCGCCTCCAAGGTGGCCGTGAAAACCTCGACGCTCGATTCGGTGGAATACGAAGCCAGCGGTTTCATCGCCGACATGAGTGGCAAGAACGCTACGCGCAACCAGTTGTTCGACCTGGCCCACCGGCACCTGGAAGCGAACGGGGTGCTCTGGAACCAGGACCTGACGATGCCGCCGCGCAGTCGTCAACGGGAGGTGCTGGACGAGGTACGGGTGTTCCGCGCCCTGAGTGATGAAGAGCGTGACACACTGAGCCAGCACATGACCGCCGTCGAGTACCTGGCTGATACGACGATTCTGGAGGTGGGCAAGCAGTCCGAGCACGTGCTGATCATAGGGCGAGGCGTCGTATCGGCGGCGGTGCTGGAGGATGGCAAGCGCCTGGAGGCCGGACGCATGGGCCCAGGTGAAGTACTGGGCATCGACGGGCTCGTTGACGAAGACGACTCGCTGGTGGAGTTCAGAACCTTGACCAGTTGCCTGCTGTATCGCATCGACAAGCAACGGGTCAAAGCGTATCTGCAGCAACATGGCGATGTGCAGACCGCCTTGAGCAAACTGCAACGCGTCCGGCGTCAGGGTCGCGAATCGCTACTCTTGCACAAGCCTGTTTCCATCAGGAAAGGCGGTTTCTTGAGCTGGCTGCACAAATGACGCGTCACCTGCCGGTGTGGGGCGTTGCCTCACAGCACCACACGCAGGCACTGGCCGGCGTGATACAGCGAGAATCCGGACTCATAGAACGCCGTGCGCAGTGACGTCGCGCTCACGCCTTTCATGGTCGAGAACGGTATCGGCAGGCTGGCTGCTTCCCCTTTTGACAGAAACTCTGCGAACGCCCGGCCAATGACGGTGCCGGTGGTATTGCCACGCCCGTTGTAGCCGGTGACCGCCACCAACCCAGGGGCGGGTTCGAACAAACGCATCAGGTGGTCGGGCGTAAAGTCGATGCAGCCGGTCCAGTGCATGTCCCATTCGACCTTGCCAAGCGCAGGATAGTAGTGACGCTGGATACGGTCGGCCCAACTGCGCACGAACCACGCGGGCTTGTTGTCGACCCGGCCCAGGCTGCCGAGCAGCAAACGGCCCTGGTCATCGCGGCGAATACTGCTGAGCACGGTGCGGGTATCCCAGGAGCCTTGGCCGTGAGGGAGTATCTTGTCGGCCTGCGCGCCCTGCAATGGCTTGGAGGCGACCTGGTAGTAGTAGCCTTTGAAGAACTGCTTTTGCAGGTTGCTCCAGTCCCCTTCGGTGTAGGCGCCCGTGGAGATCACCACCTTCTCGGCGCGAACCGAACCGCGTGCGGTCTGCACACGCCAGCCGTCACCCTCGCGCGTCAGGCCCTGAACTGCGGACTGTTGGAACAGCTTGCCGCCCAGGCGCACCACGGCAGCTGCCAGGCCCTGGGTGTAGCCCATCGGGTTGATGGTGCCGGCACGGCGGTCGAGCAAGGCGGCGGCGATCTTGTCGGTACCGCAATATTCCTGGCACTGTGCGCCGGTCAGCAGCTCGACATCGGCACCGCGCCGTCGCCACTGCTCGTGGCGGGCCTGCAGATCGGCGATGCCGGTGGCGTTATGTGCCATGTGCAGGGTGCCCTGGTGCCGTGCCTGACAGTCGATGCCCAGGCGTTCGATCATGGCGAACACATCGGCCGGGGCCTGCCCCAGCACCGTATTCAACCGGCTGCCTTGCTTCTGGCCCAGGGTGGCTTCAACGTCGTCCGGGCGAATCCACGTACCGGCATTGACCAGCCCGACGTTGCGGCCAGAGCCGCCGTGGCCCACCTTCCAGGCCTCCAGCACGATCACCGACTTACCCTGCTCGAGCAGGTGAATGGCCGCTGACAACCCGGTAATGCCGCCGCCGATCACGCAGACATCGGCGTGGTGTTCCCCCGCCAGGGCCTGGACGGTCACGCTTGGCACGGTGACGCATTCCCACAAGCATTCTTGACGCAGTTCGGACATGGCCCGGCTCCCGCAATTTATTCTTGTTCGAGACCGCCGTGCGGCCTTTCGCAGCCAAGCCCGCGTCCCCAGGCATCGAGGCATATGCACCGATCCCGATGGAGGCGGGCTTGGTCGCCCACCAAGGGGCGTGCCCCTGGTTCTACACAATCACGCTAGTCAGTCGAACACGATGCCCTGCGCCAGTGGCAACTCACGGGAGTAGTTCACGGTATTGGTCTGACGGCGCATGTAGCCTTTCCAGGCATCGGAACCGGATTCACGGCCACCACCGGTCTCCTTCTCACCCCCGAACGCCCCGCCGATTTCAGCACCGCTGGTGCCAATGTTGACGTTGGCGATACCGCAATCACTGCCAGCCGCGCTCTGGAAACGCTCAGCCTCGCGCAGGTCGGTGGTGAAGATGCAGGACGATAAGCCCTGGGGGACCTCGTTGTTCAGGCGCAAGGCTTCGTCGAAGTCATCGTAGGCCAGCACATAGAGAATCGGCGCGAACGTTTCATGGCGCACCACCTCGCTTTGCCCAGGCATTTCGGCAATGGCAGGCGATACGTAATAGGCATTGGGATATTGGTCGGCCAACTGGCGCTCACCCCCGAACACTTGGCCGCCTTCGTCGCGAGCCTTGGCCAGGGCGCCTTGCATGGCATCGAACGAGGCCTTGTCGATCAGGGGCCCAACCAGGTTGTCCTTGCGCG is part of the Pseudomonas parafulva genome and harbors:
- a CDS encoding YifB family Mg chelatase-like AAA ATPase; this translates as MSLALVHSRAQVGVQAPAVSVETHLANGLPHLTLVGLPETTVKESKDRVRSAIVNSGLNYPARRITQNLAPADLPKDGGRYDLAIALGILAADAQVPVGALTELECLGELALSGTLRPVQGVLPAALAAREAGRALVVPRENAEEASLASGLVVYAVGHLLELVAHLNGQVPLPAYAANGLLLDPRPYPDLSEVQGQLAAKRALLLAAAGAHNLLFTGPPGTGKTLLASRLPGLLPPLDEHEALEVAAIQSVSGHTPLSSWPQRPFRHPHHSASGPALVGGGSRPQPGEITLAHHGVLFLDELPEFERRVLEVLREPLESGEIVIARARDKVRFPARFQLVAAMNPCPCGYLGDPTGRCRCSTEQISRYRNKLSGPLLDRIDLHLTVARESTTLNNRPCGQSSADVALQVAHARDVQQRRQGCANAFLDLDGLRQHCSLAAPDQAWLEGACERLTLSLRAAHRLLKVARTLADLEGCTAIGRAHLAEALQYRPGGG
- a CDS encoding alpha/beta fold hydrolase yields the protein MLPYSQQGRGPVTFVLMHFLGGSHRTWSATLPYLDRAHACVALNTPGYGDANAVTGYTVDEMADQVDASIRELGLKHCILVGHSMTGKVAVVLAARRPDYLQGLILVAPSPPGPQPMSDEDRDQQRAYTASREQAEAFVDDSSYHRLPDALREVAIADAQAVNLDAWRAWVDHGSREDWSDRIGLLPYPALLICGADDQQVPDAQEQQRTTLSHFPNSTVLTLPGAGHLMPYQTPQALAEPMLDFARPIAAELSLGDR
- a CDS encoding SDR family NAD(P)-dependent oxidoreductase, whose amino-acid sequence is MDLGLKNRVALISGAAGGIGLATARLLAEEGVKLVLTDIDRGKLEDAVKALGGDPLLIAADMTRQDEVNNLVRQAEERFGQVDIVVHTTGVTGAKGDPLEMKDEDYQEAWDTDFFTAVRVARATLPAMRKRGWGRLVCITSENAVQPYWEEAVYNVAKAALAAFIKNLSYKEAAHGVLCNTVSPAFIETNMTDGMMKQRAEEKGVSFEEAIESFLEEERPGIVQKRRGKPEEVAAAIALLVSERASFINGSNLRVDGGSVQSVQN
- a CDS encoding LysR substrate-binding domain-containing protein, encoding MEDLNSLYYFTQVVEHGGFAPAGRALNMPKSKLSRRIADLEERLGVRLLQRTSRHFALTEIGQAYYNRCLAMRVEAEGAAEIIERNRSEPRGLVRISCPTTLLNAWVGPMLTRYMLKYPQVELFIESTNRRVDLLHEGFDIALRVRFPPLENTDMVMKVLSDSTQCLVGHPCYLAQLPDGFDPQLLGALPSLHWGSAQREYHWELSQGGDNNQSIVIPHTPRMVTDDLFALRHFVVAGIGIAHLPRVAVRDDLAAGRLVELLPGWYPRSGIVHAIFPSRRGLLPSVRALIDHLADEFALCDMA
- a CDS encoding amidohydrolase is translated as MGADLILFNGKLHTVDRENPNATAVAIKDGRFIAVGSDAEAMAHKATATQLVDLRQRTVIPGLNDSHLHLIRGGLNYNLELRWEGVPSVADALRMLKDQAARTPTPQWVRVVGGWNEFQFAEKRMPTLEEINQAAPDTPVFLLHLYDRALLNRAALKAVGYDKTTPNPPGGEIQRDKFGNPTGMLIARPNAMILYATLAKGPKLPLEYQVNSTRQFMRELNRLGLTSAIDAGGGYQNFPDDYSVIQELADNGQLTVRIAYNLFTQKPKEELDDFRKWTASVKLHSGTDFLRHNGAGEMLVFSAADFEDFLEPRPDLPQTMEQELEPVVRHLVEQRWPFRLHATYDESITRMLDVFEKVNRDVPFNGLPWFFDHAETITPRNIERVRALGGGIAIQDRMAFQGEYFVDRYGAQAAQQTPPIKRMLEMGVPVGAGTDATRVSSYNPWTSLYWLVSGKTVGGMALYPEGLSRDTALQLFTQGSAWFSSEQGKKGQIKVGQLADLAALSLDFFSVEEEAIKGIESVLTVVDGKVVYGAAEFDTLGPPQVPVLPEWSPVAKVPGHWRVGTPSLVGMAHQCSGPCGVHAHSHEKARHSSVPVNDFQGFWGALGCSCFAF
- a CDS encoding alpha/beta fold hydrolase; the protein is MSTFQTRDGTSIYFKDWGTGKPVLFSHGWPLDADMWDTQMEYLASRGYRAIAFDRRGFGRSSQPWTGYDYDTFADDIAQLIEHLDLHEVTLVGFSMGGGDVSRYIGRHGTGRVAGLVLLGAVTPVFGKRPDNPDGVDLSVFEGIEAGLRADRAQFIADFAAPFYGLNQGQQVSQGVQTQTLNIALLASLKATLDCVTAFSQTDFRQDLTQVDVPTLVIHGDADQVVPFETTGKRAAQLIAGAELKVYAGAPHGFAVTHAQQLNEDLLAFLQR
- a CDS encoding antibiotic biosynthesis monooxygenase, which codes for MNTAAQDNRNVVTLVIQHKVRAASLSDYEVWLKHAVGTARRQAGHLDVNVIRPDQGGLHFTTVVRFANAELLQAWVNSAERQAMIRDVLPLLDGGDSPQVHEDPEFWFTPPGTGAVPPPRWKQAVLTYLVICPMTLVVPHLLVPLFERFPQLAGPVRGTLIGNLFVILPVVFYIMPWVTRRCAHWLRG
- the ycaC gene encoding isochorismate family cysteine hydrolase YcaC, translating into MTQFKYNRLNKDDAAVLLVDHQAGLLSLVRDIEPDTFKNNVLALADLAKFFNLPTILTTSFEQGPNGPLVPELKALFPDAPYIARPGQINAWDNEDFVKAVKATGKKQLIIAGVVTEVCVAFPALAALEEAFEVFVVTDASGTFNAMTRDAAHDRMSRAGAQLMTWFGVACELHRDWRNDVEGLAALCSNHIPDYRNLMTSYNAFNASK